A single window of Lytechinus variegatus isolate NC3 chromosome 8, Lvar_3.0, whole genome shotgun sequence DNA harbors:
- the LOC121420438 gene encoding uncharacterized protein LOC121420438 gives MSFSRSARPSNEDVKLRRPVQNEEDFETVFHEVAGDLLQNGPGTARVVSRPPVLSERTRRDLRQMRTNFSQQYGPQILSMAEECRAAMRAGHRQVLQFFSEVTRDCLADGYSWSAVFFLIFLVLAILAAVGFGMLASGVVPIIWRAVRGFITAQ, from the exons ATGTCTTTCTCACGTTCTGCCAGACCCAGTAACGAAGATGTCAAGCTTCGACGACCCGTCCAGAACGAAGAGGACTTTGAAACGGTCTTCCATGAAGTAGCTGGGGATCTTCTACAAAATGGTCCTGGGACTGCCAGGGTTGTTTCCAGACCCCCTGTACTATCTGAAAG AACTCGCCGGGATCTACGTCAGATGAGGACTAATTTCAGCCAGCAATACGGACCTCAAATTCTAAGCATGGCCGAAGAGTGTCGAGCAGCAATGAGAGCTGGTCATCGACAAGTGCTGCAGTTCTTCTCTGAAGTTACACGAGA ttGTCTAGCCGATGGATATTCCTGGAGTGCAGTGTTCTTCCTCATATTCTTGGTTCTAGCAATCTTAGCGGCTGTGGGATTCGGAATGCTAGCATCCGGTGTGGTTCCGATTATATGGCGTGCAGTCCGTGGTTTTATAACAGCACAATAA